CGCTTCCACGCGGACGGACGAATCGTCGTGACACCCCCCGAAAACGAGTAATCGGACGTCTGGTCTACCCGCCGGACCTGAATCGGCGACCGGTCCTTCGGTCCTCAGCCTCGCGAAGTTTGCCCGTCGAATAACACGGTTAGCAGTTTCCGCTCGGCGTTGTGGAGGTGTTGTGACAGCGTCGCGGAGCTAATGTCGAGTTCGTTCGCCAGTTCCTTGCCGGAACACTCCCGTGGCCAGTCGTAGTAGCCCGCGTCATAGGCGGTGCGCAGCACTTCACGCTGGCGCTCCGTCAGCCGGTTCTGGACGACGTACTGGAACTTCCCGTTACCGAACGGCGGTCTGAACGGTGTACCGTTCCGCTTGGCGACGAACTCCGCGTCCGGGTACTCCTCAAGGAACGCTTCGACGACCGGCTTGGCGTCGTAGCGAGCGGGTAGCACGGCGGTGATTCGGCCGTCACCGGTCACGCTGTGGACGTCGTGGGGAAGCGCCCCGAGTTCGGCCAGCGAGACGGCCGGACAGTTCTCGGCGACCGAAAATTCGAGTAACCCACCGTTCTCGTACGTCGAGAGTATTCGCGGCTCGACCGACTCATGGGCCGCCGCGTGGTCCAAGATGGTCGCCGGGTCAGCGTCCGAGATGTGGAAGAACTCGGCATACCGACCGCCAGTTCGGGGAATCATCTCTTGGAGGTCGAAACGACAGTTCTCGGCCGCCGACGCCCCGACGAACGGATGCGACACGTCGGTGAGCGAGAACTCCAGTTCGGTCGCGGTTTCGCGCGCCGAATCCTCTCCCTCTTTCATCGTGACTCCCACTAACCGGGGGCAGGTAATCACACTTCTGGCGTCGTAAGTAAACCCGTTAAATCGGCTCGACGGCTGGCGTTCGAAACGGTACCACAGCTTCATCGCATTTAAGAGCGTATCGGCGAAATCTGTATCTAATGAGCAACGACCAGGACCTCGGCATCACCGAGTCCAAAGAACACAGTCCCGGCGACTGGTACGCGGAAGTCGTCGTCAAGGCAAAGCTCGCAGACTACGCGCCCATGGGTGGGTTCATCGTCACCCGACCCCGCGGCTACGCGCTCTGGGAAGGGATTCAGGACCACCTCGACGGCTGGTTCAAGGACACCGGCGCGCAGAACTCCTACTTCCCCGCGCTCATCCCCGAGGGCTACCTCGAACAGGAGAAGGACATCGTCGAAGGCTTCGACCCCGAAGTCGCGTGGGTCACCCACGGCGGCCACGACGAACTCGAAGAGCGACTCGCCTTCCGGCCCACCAGCGAGTCCATCATCACGCCGTTCATGAGCCAGTGGGTCCGGAGCCACCGCGACCTGCCCCTGCGCCTGAACCAGTGGTGTAGCGTCATCCGTTGGGAGGCCACGGAAACGAAGCCGTTCTTCCGCACCAAGGAGTTCCTCTGGCAGGAGGGCCACACCGCCCACGAGACCGAAGACGAAGCGTGGGACGAGACGATGACCCGCCTCGGTCAGTACGAGAAACTGTACGAGGACGTGCTGGCGATTCCGGTCATGCGCGGCCGCAAGCCCGCCCACGACAAGTTCCCCGGCGCACACACCACGACGACCGTCGAGGCGCTGATGCCCGACGGCAAGTCCGTGCAGGGCGGTACCTCTCACTACCTCGGCCAGAGCTTCGCGGAGGCCTACGACCTCACCTACACCGACGAGGACGAGGAGGAGAACGTCGCACACACCACCTCGTGGGGTCTCTCGTGGCGCGCACTCGGCGCGCTCATCATGACCCACAGCGACGACCAAGGGTTCGTCTGCCCGCCCAAAATCGCGCCCGAGCAGGTCGTCATCGTGCCCATCTGGAACGAGGACAACGAAGAAGAGGTGCTCGACTACGCCGAAGGCGTGGCCGACGACCTCGAAGACGCCGACGTGCGCGTCGAACTGGACGACCGCGACGAACGCAACCCCGGCTTCAAGTTCAACGAGTGGGAGCTGAAGGGTGTCCCCGTCCGCATCGAAATCGGCCCCAACGAAGTCGAAGACGAGGAATTGACGGTCGTGCATCGCCCCGACGGCGAGGACACCGTGGAAGACCGCGACGACATCGAAGAGTCCATCGAGGACCACTTCGAGGAAGTCCACGACAAACTCTTCGAGACTGCCGAAGAGAACCTCCAAGAGAACGTCCGCGAGGCGAGCGGCCGCGGCCAGATTCTCGGCACCCTCGGCCAGCACGGCGGCTACGTCAAGACGCCGTGGTGTGGCGACGAGGATTGTGAGGAAGTCATCAAAGACGAAATCGCGGCAGAAATCGTGATGGTCCCGATGGACCGCGACGAGGAACCCATCGGCGACGACTGTGGCGTCTGTGGCGAGGATGCCGAAGAGACGGCCTACTTCGCCCGGTCGTACTGAGTTCGCTACTCTTCTCTCTTCAGTTTCGGCGACGTGCGAGCAACGCGCTTGCGAGCAGTGCGACGATTGCCGTGAAGACGCCGAAGCCGGGAATCGGCACGCTCGGCGGTTCCTCGGGTGGTTCTTTCGTCGGGTCTACGACTGTTTCGATGGTCGTCGTCTTGGTAGTCGCCGCAGTGGTCGTCTGTTCGCTCACGTACTTCACCCAATCCGAGACGACGCTTCCGTTGTCCGTGTACGGTTGACCGAGCGACTCGTCTGAATCGGCGTGGTGTGCGACTGCGACCAGCGTCGCGTTGCCGTCGAGTTCCGAATCGAGTTCCACGAACTGGTCGAACTCCTCGCCGGGTACGACGTACTCTGACCGACCCAGAACCTCACCGTCGGCGAACTCGCGGTGGATGACGACGTAGCCACCGTGAGACAGCGTAGCGTTCTCGACGAGGACCCCATTCTCGGTGAGTTCTCGTTCGACCACCTGCACGGAGGCGTGCGGCGGGCCGATGACCCCGGTCGCTCCTTCTTGGCCGGTTCTCGACCCGTAGAGCATCGAGTCGTCGGGACCGCGGACTGTCACCGTGAACTTCTCTCCAACCTGAAACTCACTGAAGTCGAACTGCGCTGAGAACCGACTCTTGCCCTCGGTTCCATTGTTCACCTCGACTGTCTCAGTCGCCACTTCGTTGCCACCTTTGTCGTACACCCGGACGGTGAGGTGGTTTCCGGGAACCAGCGTCGTTCGACCTTCGATGGTCTGATTCTCGGCCGAAGCGACGACAAAGTGATTGCCCCCGCGGGTCCGTTCGAAAGAGGCATCGAGATACTCGATGGTAAACTTGGTCGTAGCTCGTTCGGTAGCCGTCCCGGCACCGGACTCCGTCGGCAGCGTGACGTTCGCTTGGTACTCCCCGCCCCTGAGTTTCGCATAGTACAATTCTTCGCCGTCGGGGCGAGTCATCCACCCGTTGGACAGATTCGTCACGATAAAGTACGAGTCGTTGACCGAGTCGGAGACCACCGTCGTCGCGGAGTGATTCCGCACGTCGAGAACTGCTTCTGACTGTTCGGTTCCCGGATGCAATTGACGAACGGCTATACTGCCCGGCGCGCCGTCGAACGCCGCGAAGAATCGAGCCGTGGTGTTCGAGCCGTTCTGGGCGAGAAGCGCGCCTTCGAGACCCGACGCGCGGAGTTCCAGTACGAGCGTGTCTCTCTCGGAGACGAACGGACTCGCAGTCAGATTGCCCGACGCCTTCGCCGCACGAATGGCACTCCGATTCGACAGTTCGACGGACTCTGGAGCGACCAAGGTGCGAACCGAGTCCGTGCTTCGCTGGTTGAGTGCGAGCGTGGCGACGTCCCACCGCTCGCCGTCGGCACCCGCTCCTTCCCAAAGGTCGAGGTCGTACGAATCGGCGGAGAGGGGCGTCGAGACGTTCGAGCGTTCTCGGACGATGAGACTGTCACCGCCGCTCGCGCTGAGATTCCCGTCGTAGGTGTTCAGTCGGACTGTCACGTCTCCATCGTCGTTCTCGTCCCGGACGACGACTGTCGTGACGTGGTTCGACCCGTTTCCGATTCGAACCGTGGCAGTGTCCGTCTCATGCAATTCGACGGAGAGTTCGGCGACGTCGCCTCGCTGTTCGGAGTAGACGTTTTCAGTGAAGGCGACCGGTAGCTCCGGGTCCGACTGACTGGCGACCGAAGATGTTGGTTCAGACTGGCCGACGACCGCAGACGGCACCGCGGCGGTCACGAGCAAGACGGCGAGCGAGCAAATCAGTAGTCGTCTCGGATGGAGGGCCGGAGACATACGTTACTCGCCAGACTGGTCAGAAAAGTATCTTCTGGTCGGTTGCAATCGGTTACGACTCGTGGGGCACCGACATGACGACCGCTTCGCCCGACAGTACCTGCTCGCCGTCTGCCTCTGCGACCGTCTCGACGCGCAACTTGTCGTCGCCTAACTCCTCAACCACAATCGCACTCGCCGTGACGGTCTGACCGGGGCGAACCGGATTCTCGAAGGTCAAGTCCTGCGAAAGATAGACGATGTCGCCCGGCAAGTCTGCGAGCGCGGCACTGACCGCGCCCGCGGTGAACATGCCGTGCGCGACGCGGCCGCCGAAGAACGTCTCGCCCGCGTAGTCGTCGTCCAAATGAATGGGGTTGTCGTCGCCCGTCAACTCGGCGTAGGCGTCGATGGACTCCTCGGTGACGGTCAGAGCAGACTCGGCAGTGTCGTCTACAGCTGCGACTGGCATGGCCGAAAGTGGCCGCGCGCGACGAATCAATCCCGAGGTTAACATGTGAAACCCGGCTTTCAATACAGCTTCGTCCGTCGGTTGGGCCATGGCCTACGCGGACAACGACGGAATCTCTCTCTACTACGAGGTAGACGGCCCCGAAAACGAGGACACTGTGGTCCTCGTCGAAGGACTCGGCTACGGCCGATGGATGTGGAACTGGCAACGCGAGCGACTGACTAACGACGGGTATCAGGTCGTCGTCTGGGACAACCGTGGCACGGGCGACTCGGACGTTCCCGACGGCCCGTACACGATTTCCCAGATGGCGGGCGACTTGGAAGCGGTTCTCGAATCTGCGGACATCGACTCGGCGCACGTCGTCGGCGCGAGCATGGGCGGGATGATAGCCCAGCGGTACGCGCTCGACTACGACCGCGCGGAGTCGCTGGCACTACTCTGTACGAGCCCCGGCGGCGACGACGCAGTGCCGACGCCGCCCGAGACGCAGGCCCGGATGTTCGACGTGCCCGAGGACGCAGACGAGCGCGAGGCGATTCGCTACAAGATGAAGCCCGCGATGAGCGACGACTTCTGGACCCACAACGACGACCTCGTCTCGGACATCGTGGACTGGCGCGTGGAGAGCGACGCCCCAGAGTCGGCGCGGGAAGCGCAGGCCGCCGCAGTCGCAGGTTTCGACGCCAGCGACGAACTGGCGAATGTCCACCTGCCGACGCTCGTCGCGCACGGCGATTCGGACAGCGTTCTGCCGGTCGAGAACGCGGACCTGCTGTACGAAGGACTACTGAACGCTCGACTCGCTATCTTCGAGGACGGCCCGCACCTGTTCTTCATCGAGCAAGCCGAGTCGGTCAACGACGCACTCGTGGAGTTCGTGGACGATGCATAGCCACAGCCAGCGACCGTACGAGTGGGTCGGCGCGTGGAGCGAGAAGCGCGCGCAGTTGTCTCCCGGGAAAGTCGGCCTCGTAGACGCCACGACGGGGGTGCGCTACACCTACACCGAACTGGACCAGCGGGCGAACCGGACTGCACGGTTGCTTCGAGACGAAGGCGTAGTGAAGAACGAGAACGACGAGGACGGCGAGCGAGTCGCCGTCCTCTCGCGGAACCGACCCGAACTCGTAGACTTGTTCTTCGCCACCGCGAAGACTGGGGGCGTCTTGGCACCGCTCTCGCACCGTCTCGCGGCAGGCGAGTTGGTCGAGATGCTGAACGACGTGTCGCCGTCGCTGCTCGTCGTCGAGGAACCGTTCGCGGACCTTGCGAGGAGCGTCCTCGACCACGAAAGTCGAGCGTTCGACTGTTCGGTGCTGTCGTTGGAGACTCGGGCGTCGGGAGACGACACTCGTTCGGGCGATACCGTCGGGTGGCCCGCGTGGAGTAACGCAGTTCCCTCCGACGGTTCGCCGGTCGATACGGCGGACGTGTCCATGGACGACCCGCACCTGTTCCTGCACACCGGGGGTTCGACGGGCGTGCCGAAAGAGACCGTTCTGACCCACGGGTCGATTCTGTGGAACTCGTTCAACACTATCACCGCGTGGGGGCTTCGGCCGAAAGACACGACGCCGATGGTGTTCCCGATGTTCCACACGGGTGGGTGGAACGTACTGACGGTGCCGATGTTTCACCTCGGCGCGACGGTCGTGCTCGCCCGCGAGTTCGAACCGGGCGAGGTGCTTCATCTGGTGGAAGACGAGCGCGCGTCGGTTCTCGTCGCGGTCCCTGCCGTCCTGCGAATGATGACCGACCACGACGACTGGGACGACACCGACCTCTCCAGTCTGCGGTTCGCAAAGTCGGGTGGTGGCCCGTGCCGCGAGTCCGTGATGGAGGAGTGGTGGATGCGCGGCGTGAACCTCTCGCAGGGGTACGGCCT
The sequence above is a segment of the Halorussus halophilus genome. Coding sequences within it:
- a CDS encoding bacterio-opsin activator domain-containing protein → MKEGEDSARETATELEFSLTDVSHPFVGASAAENCRFDLQEMIPRTGGRYAEFFHISDADPATILDHAAAHESVEPRILSTYENGGLLEFSVAENCPAVSLAELGALPHDVHSVTGDGRITAVLPARYDAKPVVEAFLEEYPDAEFVAKRNGTPFRPPFGNGKFQYVVQNRLTERQREVLRTAYDAGYYDWPRECSGKELANELDISSATLSQHLHNAERKLLTVLFDGQTSRG
- the proS gene encoding proline--tRNA ligase, whose amino-acid sequence is MSNDQDLGITESKEHSPGDWYAEVVVKAKLADYAPMGGFIVTRPRGYALWEGIQDHLDGWFKDTGAQNSYFPALIPEGYLEQEKDIVEGFDPEVAWVTHGGHDELEERLAFRPTSESIITPFMSQWVRSHRDLPLRLNQWCSVIRWEATETKPFFRTKEFLWQEGHTAHETEDEAWDETMTRLGQYEKLYEDVLAIPVMRGRKPAHDKFPGAHTTTTVEALMPDGKSVQGGTSHYLGQSFAEAYDLTYTDEDEEENVAHTTSWGLSWRALGALIMTHSDDQGFVCPPKIAPEQVVIVPIWNEDNEEEVLDYAEGVADDLEDADVRVELDDRDERNPGFKFNEWELKGVPVRIEIGPNEVEDEELTVVHRPDGEDTVEDRDDIEESIEDHFEEVHDKLFETAEENLQENVREASGRGQILGTLGQHGGYVKTPWCGDEDCEEVIKDEIAAEIVMVPMDRDEEPIGDDCGVCGEDAEETAYFARSY
- a CDS encoding DUF7827 domain-containing protein encodes the protein MSPALHPRRLLICSLAVLLVTAAVPSAVVGQSEPTSSVASQSDPELPVAFTENVYSEQRGDVAELSVELHETDTATVRIGNGSNHVTTVVVRDENDDGDVTVRLNTYDGNLSASGGDSLIVRERSNVSTPLSADSYDLDLWEGAGADGERWDVATLALNQRSTDSVRTLVAPESVELSNRSAIRAAKASGNLTASPFVSERDTLVLELRASGLEGALLAQNGSNTTARFFAAFDGAPGSIAVRQLHPGTEQSEAVLDVRNHSATTVVSDSVNDSYFIVTNLSNGWMTRPDGEELYYAKLRGGEYQANVTLPTESGAGTATERATTKFTIEYLDASFERTRGGNHFVVASAENQTIEGRTTLVPGNHLTVRVYDKGGNEVATETVEVNNGTEGKSRFSAQFDFSEFQVGEKFTVTVRGPDDSMLYGSRTGQEGATGVIGPPHASVQVVERELTENGVLVENATLSHGGYVVIHREFADGEVLGRSEYVVPGEEFDQFVELDSELDGNATLVAVAHHADSDESLGQPYTDNGSVVSDWVKYVSEQTTTAATTKTTTIETVVDPTKEPPEEPPSVPIPGFGVFTAIVALLASALLARRRN
- a CDS encoding MaoC family dehydratase codes for the protein MPVAAVDDTAESALTVTEESIDAYAELTGDDNPIHLDDDYAGETFFGGRVAHGMFTAGAVSAALADLPGDIVYLSQDLTFENPVRPGQTVTASAIVVEELGDDKLRVETVAEADGEQVLSGEAVVMSVPHES
- a CDS encoding alpha/beta fold hydrolase, which produces MAYADNDGISLYYEVDGPENEDTVVLVEGLGYGRWMWNWQRERLTNDGYQVVVWDNRGTGDSDVPDGPYTISQMAGDLEAVLESADIDSAHVVGASMGGMIAQRYALDYDRAESLALLCTSPGGDDAVPTPPETQARMFDVPEDADEREAIRYKMKPAMSDDFWTHNDDLVSDIVDWRVESDAPESAREAQAAAVAGFDASDELANVHLPTLVAHGDSDSVLPVENADLLYEGLLNARLAIFEDGPHLFFIEQAESVNDALVEFVDDA
- a CDS encoding AMP-binding protein codes for the protein MHSHSQRPYEWVGAWSEKRAQLSPGKVGLVDATTGVRYTYTELDQRANRTARLLRDEGVVKNENDEDGERVAVLSRNRPELVDLFFATAKTGGVLAPLSHRLAAGELVEMLNDVSPSLLVVEEPFADLARSVLDHESRAFDCSVLSLETRASGDDTRSGDTVGWPAWSNAVPSDGSPVDTADVSMDDPHLFLHTGGSTGVPKETVLTHGSILWNSFNTITAWGLRPKDTTPMVFPMFHTGGWNVLTVPMFHLGATVVLAREFEPGEVLHLVEDERASVLVAVPAVLRMMTDHDDWDDTDLSSLRFAKSGGGPCRESVMEEWWMRGVNLSQGYGLTECGPNNFTMPSEWPSGKADSVGVPAMHVDARIVADDGEVLPDDEIGELELSSPHAGDRYWNAPEETEETFGEWVATGDLARRDEDGYYYIEGRKKNMYVSGGENVYPAAVEDRIADHQKVEEVVVVPVPDDQWGQVGKAVVQADESLTLDELTEFLDGRLARFKHPRHLAFIEKMPTSGPSKIDREAVKGEFGGK